The DNA window CCGATGGCGATACGGCCTGGGGACTCATTGACCTCGGCATCGGCATGCCTGAACTGGGAACCGTCAAGCTGTCCGACCTGGCAGGCATCGTCGGACCGCATCAAAAGCCCGTTCTGCGCGACCTGTACTTCCGAGCATCGCGCCCGCTGTCGGAATACGTCCGATTGGCGCAGCTTGACGGATCAATCCCTGACTAGTTCAAGCCACAAATTCCCGGGCAGGGACATCAAAAAAAGGGGTTGAGAAAGCGCATTGTGGCTTTCTCGGTCTGATTCAAGACATATGGGGTCTGAATCAGCACTCTTGCGCCAACACGGTGCAGTCCTGACCCAAACGGACTCAATTCACGGCGCGGCTTGCGGCACGGTACCTGGTGCTGCGCCCCATTTTGGGGATGTGCAGCCGTCGCACTCGGACAGGTCGTGCAAGTCTTCGGAGTCAATCAGTCTTGACAATTGACACCGCTAGTTACAGCTGAGTTTATCCCTCTGTTGGAATGGTGTCGATGGGTCCTGGCGAAGCTCCAGCCCCCAACCACCGTCGCGGCGATCTCTGTCCAACGGGAGGTTGTTTGATGGTTGATCGAAGCACTGAGCCTTGGTATCCCACTGCCGCGTACCTCTACGTGCTGCACCTGGACGACCTCGCGTTGGCCTGGGAGTATTTGCGCCGCCATCCCGACTACCAACGCGCCTGGCTGCAGCGGGGCAACCCGCAGGAGACT is part of the Simplicispira sp. 125 genome and encodes:
- a CDS encoding DUF2958 domain-containing protein; translation: MTQPFTTADLRAQLLANGAARAAGNDTDPLPVVRLFTPDARATWLLAALDPADGDTAWGLIDLGIGMPELGTVKLSDLAGIVGPHQKPVLRDLYFRASRPLSEYVRLAQLDGSIPD